In Oncorhynchus clarkii lewisi isolate Uvic-CL-2024 chromosome 2, UVic_Ocla_1.0, whole genome shotgun sequence, one DNA window encodes the following:
- the LOC139419003 gene encoding 5-azacytidine-induced protein 2-like, protein MELGMEAVEDDICILKHETAYGGAGESPVSVCAGDESVASHFALVTAYEDIKKRLRDTERENTLLRKRVKQLEDKLRVVPSEGPQYVNKAFSAYRGIYMEKEDLQLELNKLKREKSESERLLNEQLQAKEMELLQLKTEMETSQVMKSLTSTQDYWQVDRINSELKMHTLQEELERMTLEKNRLQGHCGDSSGTDCDQNHVESNPSDKAVLQSYEALATEISSLHSVLKQQSDLVKKLGDKSQLAAHRRAVPTVPVQCLDDVEKNLSHGTVCMTVPRAPSAPPVPSSSGRPCLPPVGPPALEGLREDYWPNGPWSSHYPGALGLDSTSPVLLPPPPLNQASLDDSSWSFPSPPKPSDALFWEGQRQGLSQGSPIHSSRGSTPMSPNGDWAKPPPY, encoded by the exons ATGGAGCTTGGCATGGAGGCAGTGGAGGATGATATCTGCATTCTGAAGCATGAGACAGCGTACGGTGGAGCAGGGGAGAGCCCCGTGTCCGTGTGTGCTGGGGACGAGTCCGTAGCCTCCCACTTTGCCTTGGTCACAGCGTACGAGGACATCAAGAAGAGGctgagagacacggagagagagaacacactgcTGAGGAAGAGAGTCAAACAACTGGAAGATAAG CTGCGTGTTGTACCCT CTGAAGGACCCCAGTACGTCAACAAGGCCTTCAGTGCCTACCGTGGCATCTACATGGAGAAGGAGGACCTGCAGCTGGAGCTTAATAAACTG aagagggagaagagtgagtCTGAGAGGCTCCTGAATGAGCAGCTGCAGGCCAAAGAGATGGAGCTGCTGCAGTTAAAGACTGAGATGGAGACCAGCCAAG TGATGAAGTCTCTAACCAGTACTCAGGACTACTGGCAGGTGGACAGGATCAACAGTGAACTGAAGATGCATACTCTGCAGGAGGAGTTGGAGAGGATGACTCTGGAGAAGAACCGACTGCAGGGACACTGTGGG GATTCTTCTGGAACTGACTGTGACCAGAATCACGTGGAGTCCAACCCCAG CGATAAGGCAGTGCTACAGTCCTATGAGGCCCTGGCCACTGAGATCTCCTCTCTACACTCAGTGTTGAAACAACAGTCTGACCTGGTGAAGAAGCTCGGAGACAAATCACAGCTAGCAGCTCACAGACGAG ctgtaccAACTGTCCCTGTGCAGTGCCTGGACGATGTGGAGAAGAACCTGAGCCATGGAACAGTCTGCATGACCGTGCCCCGAGCCCCTAGTGCCCCCCCTGTCCCCTCCAGCTCTGGCCGGCCCTGCCTTCCCCCCGTGGGCCCACCGGCTCTGGAGGGTCTCAGGGAGGACTACTGGCCAAACGGTCCCTGGTCCAGCCACTACCCTGGTGCCTTGGGTCTGGACAGTACTAGTCCtgtcctcctgcctcctcctcctctcaaccAGGCCTCTCTAGATGACTCCTCCTGGTCCTTCCCCTCCCCGCCCAAACCCAGCGACGCCCTCTTCTGGGAGGGCCAGAGGCAGGGTCTGAGCCAGGGCAGCCCCATCCACTCCTCCAGGGGTAGTACCCCCATGAGCCCTAATGGAGACTGGGCCAAGCCCCCACCCTACTGA